Proteins from one Cryptomeria japonica chromosome 4, Sugi_1.0, whole genome shotgun sequence genomic window:
- the LOC131027476 gene encoding pentatricopeptide repeat-containing protein At2g35030, mitochondrial, which yields MQTKLSASATVHATAMAKNEEKTACILKFQIAKNSPRKYLHTETPNYNKNPMDLSRDAMALYKQGRLNEALSSLDKIDSNVFKPNLFIGNTLVSMYSKGGRLRDAHRVLEAMPIRNVISWTAMIAASCKHRHYDEALNLFCQMQREGIEPNYFTFSSVLPAFANLGNLKQGKAIHADIVRRGYETNVFVGSALVNMYVKCGNVEDARQVFDKMSERNSVCWTVMIAGYARNGLLNEARNLFEKMDEPDIISRTTMVAAYAQNGRIDEALEIFRKMTERDVVAWTAMISGYVQNRNFDSALNLFREMLLAGAEPNSETFSSLLPACANLRALEHGKEVHENLIRSGSQSCVFVGSALIDMYYKCGRIEDACKVFDKMAKRNVVSWNSMIVAYAQTGRLDEALKLFESMPERNVVSWNAMISGYAQNGQVDEATKLFQEMPEKDVVSWTAMIAAFIQNGKVDEAIKLFDRMPSRNMFSWNTMIAGYAQIGNIDGGMTLFKKMPERDLVSWNTMVAGLVQNGLVDQALKLFQEMPEKNVVSWTAMIAGYAQNGQFYEALKLFREMQLIDITPNSDTFASVIPACANLASLNHGKEIHSSILRNEFLPDVFLESALVDMYAKCGTIGHACTVFRKMCIRDVVSWNAMIIGYAIHGFGMEAIQLFEEMLLSGLIPDDVTFVGVLSACCHSGLVQDGLQYFDCMRQMYHITPTTEHLCCMVDLLGRAGALNEAENFIKEMPIEPSATVWVSLLGSCRNHNNIELAERVAARLFHLDPNSATPYVLLSNIYAAAGKWDDIQKVRKMMKDNNVAKKPGCSWIEINKKTYAFVVADKSNPHMQKGYDSFPQKHIPKLVPSGNDNRGTTRKLSIAMPLACAAEETPSLSTSCPLDWGLPAWGM from the exons ATGCAGACTAAATTATCAGCATCAGCAACAGTTCACGCAACAGCAATGGCTAAGAACGAGGAAAAAACGGCCTGTATTCTAAAATTTCAAATTGCAAAAAATTCCCCTAGAAAATATCTTCATACAGAAACTCCTAATTACAATAAAAATCCCATGGATTTGAGCAGAGATGCAATGGCACTATATAAGCAGGGGCGATTGAATGAAGCATTGAGCAGTCTAGATAAAATAGATTCGAATGTATTCAAACCCAATTTATTTATAGGGAATACTCTTGTGAGTATGTATTCCAAGGGTGGGAGATTGAGAGATGCTCACAGAGTTCTGGAAGCAATGCCTATACGAAATGTGATCTCCTGGACTGCCATGATTGCAGCTTCTTGCAAGCATAGACATTATGACGAAGCCTTGAATTTGTTTTGTCAAATGCAGAGGGAGGGAATCGAACCCAATTACTTCACTTTTTCGAGTGTTCTCCCAGCCTTTGCAAACTTGGGGAATCTGAAACAGGGTAAAGCAATCCATGCAGACATAGTTAGGAGAGGATATGAGACAAATGTTTTCGTAGGGAGTGCGCTTGTAAATATGTATGTAAAATGCGGAAACGTGGAAGATGcacgccaagtgtttgacaaaatgtctgaaCGAAATTCTGTATGCTGGACTGTGATGATTGCAG GATATGCCCGGAATGGACTGCTTAACGAGGCGCGGAATCTCTTTGAGAAGATGGATGAACCCGATATTATTTCTCGAACTACCATGGTTGCTGCATATGCACAGAATGGGCGGATAGATGAGGCATTGGAGATTTTCAGGAAAATGACAGAACGGGATGTGGTGGCCTGGACTGCAATGATATCAGGGTATGTGCAGAATAGGAATTTTGACAGCGCTTTGAATCTCTTTCGTGAAATGCTACTGGCAGGTGCAGAGCCAAATTCAGAAACATTTTCAAGTTTGCTTCCAGCATGTGCAAATTTACGAGCTTTGGAACATGGCAAGGAGGTACATGAAAACTTGATTAGAAGTGGTTCGCAGTCTTGTGTTTTTGTGGGTAGTGCTCTTATTGATATGTATTATAAGTGTGGAAGGATAGAGGATGCGTGTAAGGTGTTTGACAAGATGGCCAAgcgaaatgtggtctcatggaattcAATGATTGTAGCATATGCACAGACTGGGCGCCTTGATGAAGCCCTGAAGCTCTTTGAATCCATGCCTGAACGAAACGTGGTCTCTTGGAATGCAATGAtttcaggatatgcacaaaatgggcaGGTTGATGAGGCAACAAAGTTATTTCAAGAAATGCCTGAGAAGGATGTGGtgtcatggactgcaatgattgcagcATTTATACAGAATGGGAAGGTTGATGAGGCAATAAAGCTTTTTGACAGAATGCCGTCAAGAAATATGTTTTCATGGAacacaatgattgcaggatatgcccaGATTGGAAATATCGATGGAGGTATGACACTCTTTAAAAAAATGCCAGAGCGAGATTTAGTCTCTTGGAATACAATGGTTGCAGGACTTGTGCAAAATGGACTTGTTGATCAAGCCTTGAAACTCTTTCAGGAAATGCCAGAAAAAAATGTGGTCTCGTGGACGGCAATGATTGCTGGCTATGCACAGAATGGCCAGTTCTATGAGGCTCTGAAGCTCTTTCGAGAAATGCAATTAATAGATATAACACCAAACTCAGATACGTTTGCTAGTGTCATCCCAGCTTGTGCCAACTTGGCATCTCTGAATCATGGCAAGGAGATTCATAGTAGCATTCTTAGAAATGAATTTCTGCCTGATGTCTTTTTGGAAAGTGCCCTTGTTGACATGTATGCCAAATGCGGTACCATTGGCCATGCATGTACAGTGTTCCGTAAAATGTGTATACGGGATGTAGTCTCGTGGAATGCAATGATTATAGGATATGCAATTCATGGGTTTGGGATGGAAGCCATCCAACTGTTTGAAGAAATGCTTTTGTCTGGCTTAATCCCAGATGATGTCACTTTTGTGGGAGTTCTGTCCGCATGCTGCCATTCGGGCCTAGTGCAGGATGGTTTGCAATATTTTGATTGCATGAGGCAAATGTATCATATCACTCCAACAACAGAACACCTGTGCTGCATGGTTGATCTTCTAGGGCGTGCTGGTGCTCTGAATGAAGCAGAAAACTTCATCAAAGAAATGCCAATTGAACCTAGTGCGACAGTGTGGGTATCTTTGCTGGGATCCTGTAGAAACCATAATAACATAGAACTTGCAGAACGTGTTGCAGCCCGTCTTTTTCATTTAGACCCTAACAGTGCTACACCATATGTGCTACTATCAAACATTTATGCTGCAGCTGGCAAGTGGGATGATATTCAGAAGGTGCGAAAGATGATGAAAGACAATAATGTGGCAAAGAAGCCAGGATGCAGTTGGATTGAAATCAATAAAAAGACATATGCTTTTGTTGTAGCAGACAAATCAAACCCACACATGCAGAAAGGTTATGATAGTTTTCCCCAGAAACACATCCCAAAACTAGTACCTTCAGGAAATGACAATCGGGGAACAACTAGGAAATTATCCATAGCCATGCCTTTGGCCTGTGCTGCAGAGGAGACTCCTTCCTTGTCCACAAGTTGCCCCTTGGATTGGGGATTGCCAGCCTGGGGTATGTAG